The genomic segment TTTTTCACAACACCTGTTTTACGCGACGGCTAACTCGTCTGATTTTTCCTGATTCTTAATAATCGCGGCTCCGATTTTTCTTGTTACGGCTCTTAATTTAATTTCGCCGGTAACTGTGTCATCTGCTGAAACGACGGGCATATATTCAATGTCATACTTCTTCATATATTCCAGCGCATCGGCAAGCGGGGTGTCTGCTGTAGTTTTGTCGAGGATGGGCTGGGCGATATCACATGCCAAAAGCCAGTTCGCGACGTTCTGATGCGCGAAGGTTTCACGAATTGCTGGGATGGTTATCAGGCCTTTGATTTTTTGGTTTCTATCCACGACCGGATAATAAAGGCTGTCTGTTCTGGTAAATGTATTTAGAATCTGGTCGAGCGGCGTATCTTCGCGAATTGTTACAGGGTTGTCTGCCATAACATCTCTGACTTTGTATCTGATAATCAAATCCTCTTCGGTTACGTTCATTCCGATTTCGCCTGCGAGCTTGATGCCGAGCTTGACGCAGGGCGGGCCGATGAGCTGGACTATCAGCGTGGTAGCGGTAACGCCGAAGATAATGACTTCCGCCAGCGAAATATCCGGCGTAACCATAATGTTCGTCAAACGCGTACTTGCCATGATTGAAAGGCCGATAGCAACGCCGCCCTGTGCGAAAAGGCCCAGGCCGAGATAGCGTTTAACAACGTTTTCGCCATGTGTAACGGCTGCGCCGATGTATGCACCGGCCATTTTGCCGAGGCTTCTGCCGACAACGTATATAACGATAATCAGCCACAGCCAGGCGGGCATTTTTGAAATGCCGAGTCTCGCACCGACCAGTACGAAGAACAGTACGTAAATCGGAATTGAAAAACTCCGCATCGTGGCGAATATTTTTTCGCTTTTGCGTGGTTCGACGTTTGTGAGTACAAAGCCCAGTGCCATCGCGGCGAGGATAATATCCATCTCTAAATAAACTGACACGGCAATCATAAGAAATATCAGTCCGACGATAAACGCGAGATTTCTTTCGGCCTGAATCTTTAGCCATTTGAGCAGAGCTATCATAATCATCGCGCAAACGGCGCCGAGGACGAGCGAACCGATGAGGTCGATTGCAACGGCAATCATCTGGCGCGAGATTGAGCCGCCGTGGTTTGTAACCATCTGTGCTACGCTTGTGCCCAGTCCGTAAAGACCCATCGCAAGCGCATCGTCGAGCGCAACGATTGCGATTAGTGAAGTTGTCAGGACGCCCCTTGAGCGGTATTCCCACAGCACGTCGATGGTTGACGCGGGGTCTGTTGCCGAGGCGATAGCGCCATAGACGACTGCGCCTGCCAGTGCGGTCGAAAAGCTGTGGAAAAGCAGGTATAGGCAAATGAATATTCCGCTGCCGACGACGAAAAATGCGCCGAGGCCTTCGCCGAATAAAATCGCCATGAATTGCTTGGCGTATTTGCGGAATATGTCGATTTTGAGTTCGCCGCCGACGAGGAAACCAATGATTCCCAACGCGAAGAGATTGAACGGCTCAAGCATTTTGATGTCGGCTGTTGTGATGAGCTTGAAGCCGCTTTCGCCGATAATCAGGCCGATAATGATGTAGCCCATTACCTGCGGAAACTTAATCCTTTGGAAAAACCACGCTCCCAAAAGACCGCAAAAAATGCCAAGGCCTAAAATGAATAAAACGCTATGGCTGATATGGTACATTCTAAAACTTTCTAAATGTGTGAATCTATGTACCATCCGCGGGTTTTGCAAGGTAAAATTTAATTAAAACTGGGCAATATTAGTCCGGTAATTGGCTGCGGTGTCGCGGTTATAAACTGGTTTTTATTCTGCGTACTCGTCGCCGAGATAAATTTCCATTCCGCATTTTCCGCAGAGAAATTTGACTTTGTATTCTCTGCCGTCTTCATCCTGCAGAATCAGCGGCTCTGCGTTCGGCTCGCACATATTCAATTCTCTTCGCAGACAATATTTTGTCGTCATTACTTTTTCGCCTATAAGATTCAGGCCCGACTCTGCGCCTTGTTCGATGGCTTCAACGCCGTGACGGGTATAAAAATCGAACGCCATTGCATTTATTGCGTTGCCGTTGAATGACAAATGCTTTTCAAAATACGGAACATCATTTTTTGTAATCTTGATTTCCTGTCGCGGTCTGTTTTTTTTGCGTTCAATAATTAATTTTTCGACAAGCTGTCGTCTTGCTTCGTTCAATTGAGATGCCGGCACGAAATACATATTGGCAGTTTCGATTTGCAGATTATCGCAATTGAAAATAGTGTTCCCCAGTCTTGTAAGCTGATTATGAAAAGCTTCTTTTGCGGCATCGACTTTTAACGCCAGTTTCTTTTCGCCGGGAATATCCACTTTCTCACAATTCCCATCTTCATCGATACCGCATATAACCAAGCTATTGTCGGTTTCCTGTACTTTTATTGAAAGTCCGATTTTCCGCTCGGCGGGCTGATTGGTGAGTTTTTGCGAGAATTGATGGTCATTATTACGATAAACTTTTAGACCGACGCTGATTTCATTCATTTTTTGAGCGTAAACTTTTTGGCCTTCAACAATATTTATCGTTGTGCCGGACAAATTATTCTGCCAGTCGAAGAAGCATACACCGTCGCCGCTGTGCAAATCTAATTTTGTATCGATAATGAAAAATGTCTTTTCTACTTTTTTAACAGTGCCGACAAATTCGCCGACGGTTTTGGGCGTATTGATTGAACCGATTTTTGCCTGTTTGTCTGCGAAATTAAAATCAGTGAAGCCGCGATTGAAAGTTTTTTCCGGATTCGGCTCGAAATTAAAATGAATTTTGCCGGAAGAATTTTTTTGAAGATTTCTTTTTTCAAGAATCGAATCCAGCAGTTTACGGTAGTAGCTGACGGTATTGACGACATACGTAACATCTTTCAATCGGCCTTCGATTTTGAATGTGCTTATGCCGGCGTCAATCAATTCTTCCAAATGTCCGGAAAGGTTCAAATCTTTAATCGAAAGAAGATACCTGTCTTTTGTCAGTATATTGCCTTGTTCGTCTTTCAGCGTATAAAGCCTTCGGCAGGGCTGTGCGCATTGTCCGCGGTTTCCGCTTCTGCCGCCAAGTGCGCAGCTCAAATAGCATTGGCCGCTTTTGCTGACGCACAACGCACCGTGAACAAAACATTCCAAGTCGATGGAGACGTTGTCGCGAATATGTTTGATTTCCTCAATCGAAAGTTCGCGAGCGAGGATTGCTCTTGAAAATCCGACATCCTGCAGGAATTTAACTTTTTCCAGACTGCTGTTATCCATCTGTGTGCTGGCGATTAACGGAATCGGCGGCAGGTCTAACTCGAGCAGTCCCATATCCTGAATAATCAGGCCGTCAATTCCCATCGCGTATAATTGCTGAATCATTTTTTCGGCGATGGTAATTTCCCCATCGTACATCAGAATATTAAGCGCGATGTAAACCTTCGCGTAATATTGATGAGCGAAATCGAGGACTTTTTTAATATCTTCAGGTGAATTTGCCGCAGCCTGACGAGCGCCGAATCTCTCGGCTCCCATATAGACCGCGTCCGCGCCGCAGGTGATGGCGGCTATGGCGGTTTCGGCGTCTTTGGCTGGTGCTAATAATTCGATTTTTCTGTTCATTTGGAAGGATTATAGCGATTCTTTGTATATCGCAAAGAATATTTTGAAAAATGCGGGATTTTGTGTAGAATAGAGGTTTAGAGTCTTTTTATGATTAAAATCAATACGCCACTGACTGATGATATAGTTCGCACGCTCAAAGCCGGCGATGAAGTCGCGATAAGCGGTATGATTTACACTGCGCGCGATGCCGCTCATAAGCGTTTGTGCGAATTGATTGCGCAGGGCAAAGAATTGCCTGTTTCGCTTGCCGGTCAGGTGATATATTTTGTCGGCCCGACACCTGCACGGCCGGGCAAAGTTATCGGCTCGGCGGGTCCGACGACATCGGCAAGAATGGATAAATTTTCGCCGATGCTTCTCGATGCCGGTCTGAAGGGAATGATTGGCAAAGGCTATCGCGGCGAAGCGGTCAGAGAATCGCTCAAGAAAAATTGCGCGGTACATTTTGCAGCATTGGGCGGAGCAGGCGCACTTTTGAGTCAATATATAATTTCCGCCGAGGTTGTGGCGTATGAAGATTTGGGAACTGAAGCAATTAGAAAATTGGAACTGAAAGATTTTCCCGCGATTGTCGCGTATGATTCTTTCGGCAATACAGTATTTAAAAAAGCAAAATAATTTAATAAAGGTAAATAATGAAAACAGCATTTCTTGGTATAACCGGTTCAGGCAAAAGTACATTAATGGCGGCGGTCAGCGGCAGGAAGATGGCACAGGCCGGCGTGTCACAGATTGAAGAAGCCGTTGCCAAAGTGCCGGATGAAAGGCTCGACTGGCTGCGTGATTTGTATAAACCGAAAAAAAATGTCCCGGCGACAATTGATTGTCTTGATGTTCCGGGTCTTTCGTTTGCCGATGACCACACTCGCGCATCTGCACGAAAACTGCTCACAAATGCCCGCACAACGGATTTGCTTGTGCTTGTGATACGCGCGTTCGATAATGCGGGAATGAAGCCGGAGCCAATGAAAGAGCTTTCAACTTTGATGACGGAAATTCTGCTGGCAGACCTTGAGCTTGTCGAAACGAGAATCATAAATCTTGAAAAGCAGGTAAATAAGCCGTCGAAAGACCAGGCCAAACAAAAAACGGAACTTGCGTTTCAGTTGAGACTCCGCGAAGCGATTGAAAATGAAAAGCCGTTGAAGGCCGCAATTCAAAGCGCAGAAGAAGTTGAACTCGTCAGGCCGCTTGGTTTCCTGACACTCAAACCAATGGTTGTTGTTTTCAACACGCCGGAGGGTGAACCCTCGCAAAGTTTTGATACCAAAGGCGTACTTGATGCGAGCATACCGACAATCAGCGTTTGTGTGAGTATCGAATATGAAATAAGCCAGCTTGATGATGAAGAGAGTAAAAAAGATTTTATGAAGGATTTAGGCCTGACAGAATCCGCAGCGAAAAAACTTGTGCGAAGCTGTTATTCGGCGCTTGGCCTGATAGACTTTTTCACAGTCGGCGAAGACGAAAATCGTGCATGGTCGATTTTAGCAGGTACAACCGCGCTCGACGCGGCCGGCAAAATCCACAGCGATATCAAACGCGGCTTCATTCGCGCAGAGACAATCAGTTATGCAGACTTGAAACAATACGGCGATGAAAAAGCGGTCAAAGCCGCCGGTAAATTCCGTCTTGAAGGAAAAACTTATATCGTCCAGGACGGCGATATTATGAATTTCAGATTTAACGTATAAAATGAAATTAAAAATCAAAAATTAAATATCAAAATTATGGAACGGCCTTTGGCCGAGGTATTTTAATGAAGGCTCTGGCACTGACAGGTTTGAAAAGATTGGAAATTATCGACTGGCCTGCGCCGAAAATTGTGAACGATACGGATGTTTTACTTAAAATGGCCGTAGTCGGAGTTTGCGGCAGCGATATCCATTATTATGAAGATGGCAAAGTCGGTTCGCAGGTCGTAAAATATCCTTACCTCATCGGCCACGAATGTTCGGCGATAGTTGAGCAGGTTGGCAAAGGCGTGAAAAACGTAAAGCCCGGCGATAGAGTTGTTGTCGAGCCTGCGGTTTCCTGCCACAATTGCGATCAGTGCAAAATGGGCAGAGAAAACACATGCAGAAAAATAAAATTCCTCGGCACACCCGGCCAGGGCGACGGCTGCCTTTGCGAATATATGGTTATGCCCGAAGAAAGCTGCCTTGTTATAAATGACAGACTCACACTTATTCAGGCGGCACTTTGCGAACCTTTCACAATCGGTTTATATGCGGCAAAACAGGGACAAGGAACGCATAGTGAGAAAATCGCGATACTCGGCTCCGGCCCGATTGGCTTGAGTTGTATGACCGCTGCGAAATTTCTCGGCGTGAAAAAAGTTTATATGACAGACAAAATTAATTCCAGACTTGCTGTCGCAAAAGCGCACGGCGCGGATTGGACGGCAAATCCTGATGAGATTGATATTGTCAAAGAGATAACGAAGATTGAGCCGCTCGGAGTTGATGTGGTTTACGAATGCGCAGGTCAGCAGAGTACGATTGACCAGGCTCTTGAAATTTTGCGTCCAGGCGGGAAACTCGTGCTTGTCGGCATTCCGCGTCAAAGCACAATGTCGTTTTGTATTGATTATGCCCGCAGAAAAGAAATTACGATTGTTAATATCCGCCGGCAGAACAGAACAACGCACGAAACGATAGAACTGATTGCGGATAAAAAGGTGAATGTTGATTTTATGGTTACGCACAAATTTCCATTTAAGGATGCTGCACAGGCTTTTGAACTTGTCGCAGGTTATAAAGACGGCGTCATCAAAGCAATGATTGAATTTTAATATGAAAAAAGCAGCAATATTAAGCGTTGGTAACGAATTATTAAACGGCAGTACAGTTGATACAAACAGCAACTGGCTGCAAAAGCAACTACTCACAGTTTCGATTCCTGTCGTTTACACTTGTTCGATTGTCGATGATATTGACGAAATCAAAAACGCGATTGAATATGCATCAACAAAAGCCGACGTGATTTTAATCACCGGCGGCCTTGGCCCCACAGACGACGACCTCACGCGGCAGGCCATTGCAAAATACCTGAACGTCGAGCTTGAATATCATCCTGATATTTACGCGAAGATTGAAAATTTCTTCGTCTCAATCAAACGCCCGATGGTTGAGAAAAATAAAATTCAGGCGTATCTCCCTGCCGGCACAAGCGAAATCGAAAATAACCTCGGCACAGCTCCGGGCATTTTCTATCAGAATAATAAAATCCTAATCGCATCATTCCCCGGCGTGCCGTATGAAATGAAAGAGATGTTTGAAAAAATAGTTCAGCCGAAATTGCAGGAATTAAATCGTGGAAATATTTTAGTCGTAAAGAAAATAAAGTGCATCGGCGTAGGCGAATCTTCGCTTGCCGAAATGATAGGCGATATGATGGAGCGGGACAGAAATCCGCTGATTAACTGTACAGTTGACCACGGAGTTATCACTCTGCATATTATCTCGCAGGCAAAAGATGAAAAAACCGCGCAGGCTTCGGCGAACAAAGATATCGAAAAACTTCGCGGCATTCTCGGCGGATTTATTTACGCTTATGATGATTTGAGTTTGCCCGAAGCTGTTGGCCGAAAGCTTGCTGAAAAGAAAAAAACTCTGGCAATTGCCGAGTCCTGCACCGGCGGCCTGATAGCGAAATTACTTACCGATATTTCCGGCTCAAGCAAATATTTCACTTACGGCTGGGTTACATACAGCAACGAGGCGAAAATTTCACAACTCGGCGTTGATAAAAATCTGATAGACAAATTTGGAGCCGTCAGCAGCGAAGTTGCGGCACAAATGGCGATTGGCGCGAAGAAAAAATCCGGTGCCGATTATGCTATCGCGGTAACAGGAATCGCAGGTCCGGACGGCGGAACAACCGAAAAACCTGTGGGTTTAGTGTATGTTTCTGTCGCAGGGCCGAATGAAACAAAAACCGAGCGTTTCCTTTTTGGCGCAAGAAACAGAGATTTTATCAGACTACGAACTTCACAAGTCGCCCTTAATTTACTTAGATTAAACTTGTGTAATTGACCTGAAAGGCCGATAGTGGTATAATGTCCCGGGAAGGGGCGGAGTTAGATTGTATCATTATATTTAAGGCGTTATGAGTAAAAACCGGAGAAAATTAGGCGAAATTCTCTATAAAAGCGGACTGATAGGCAAAGAAGCCTTAATCAGCGCCATCAAAACGAGCCAGCAGAAACACAAGCGGCTCGGCGAAGAGCTTATAGAGCTGGGACTTACGACCGAAGAAGAAATCTGTAAAGCAATCGCCCATCAGTTTGGTCTCAATTACATCGACCTCGACAGATTCCACGTTTCCAAAGAGGCGATGCAGCTTATTCCTAATGAAGTCGTCCAAAAATTCAGCGTTTTGCCGATAGCCAAAGAAAACGGCAAACTTAAACTTATCATCAGCGACCCGCTCGACCTCGATATGCTCGATACTTTGCGTTTCAGGCTCAACAGCGAGCTGGAATGCAGTATCGCAAGTCCCACAAAGATTCGTGCTTTCATCGAACGAAGCATCGATAACGTTCGCAGCAGTATCGACGCCACGGCAGCGGAACTTGCCGCCGAGGGGCACTCGATTGAAGCGGAAATTCTCAAGGCTGAAGCTGCCGGCGAAGATGACGAAGGCCCGGTTATCAGGCTTGTAAACCTCATTATCGACGAAGCTGTTCGTATGAAGGCAAGTGATATTCACATCGAACCGATGACTGACCGCGTAAGGGTTCGTTATCGTGTTGACGGCGTTTGTTCCGAACGAGATACGATACCAAAGCATATGCAGGCCTCGCTTCTCGCGAGATTCAAGATTTTGTCCGGTATGGACATTTCAGAACGAAGACTGCCGCAGGATGGAAGAATTCAGCGTGAAATCGACGGAAAGAAGATTGACTTCCGTGTTTCGGCGCTGCCAGGCTATCACGGCGAAAGTACCGTGCTTCGTATTTTGTCGCCGGAATCGATTAATATCGGTATTCAGGCGCTCGGTTTGGGCGATGAAGATAATCAGAAATTTTTAAGAATCATCAAAAGGCCGAACGGCATTTTCCTTGTAACAGGCCCAACCGGTAGCGGTAAAAGTACAACGCTTTATTCAGCGTTGAAGGAACTCAACAAGCCTGACAAGAAAATTATTACTGCTGAAGACCCTGTCGAATATAACGTAGCCGGCATTAATCAGTGTCAGGTGAAAGAGGATATTGGACTTACTTTTGCAAAGATTTTGAGAGCTATGCTGCGTCAGGCGCCGAACGTGATTCTCGTCGGTGAAATTCGTGACGGCGAAGTTGCGGATATCGCCATTCAAGCCGCTCTTACAGGCCACTTGGTGTTTAGTACGCTGCACACAAACGACGCGTCGAGTGCGATTACGCGTCTTATCGATATGGGCGTAAAGCCGTTCCTTGTCTCAAGTTCCATTCAGGCTATTATGGCACAGCGTCTTGTTCGAAGGCTTTGCCCGAATTGCAAGATTATCGATGAGCATCCCGACCCGCACTATTTAAGACTGCTCAATATCGGGCCGGAAGATTTGAAAAAACATCAGATTTACAAAGGTGCCGGATGCAACAAGTGCCACGGCATGGGTTATAAAGGCCGACAGGGCATTTTTGAAATACTTGAAATGAACTCCCAATTGCGTGAGCTTGCTTTCGCAAGGGCGCCGGCTTCTGAAATAAGAAAAGCCGCCAAAGCGAGCGGTATGAGTACTCTGCTCGAAGACGGCAGACAAAAGATATTTAAAGGTATAACCACGCCTGAAGAAGTATCGAAACATTCACAGGCTGAAGGTTTGGTTTTGGATTAATTATACCGATTGGTATAATTGCTCGCGTGTCGTAAAGTTTGTACGACTTCGCGGCCCGCTTCGCTTTACCCGCGGAGCATCGTACGATAATTTTTTTAACATGTATTACAGGATTTATAAATGGCTACTGTACATATTGACAGGCTTCTCGAAGCATGTATTAAAATGGGCGGTTCAGACTTGCACATCACAGTCGGAAGACCGCCGGTATTAAGACTCCACGGCAGGCTTCGTTCGCTCGAAACAAAAGTTCTCGAACCTGAAGATACGACAGCACTTATGAAGAGTATCACTCCTGACAAAAACCAGCAGGAGTTCCAGGAAGTAGGAAGTACAGACTTCGGTTTTGCTTTTGGCGATAAAGCCCGTTTCAGAACCGCAGTTTTCCGTCAAAAAGGCAACGTCGCGATGGTTTTGCGTTTGATTCCGTCAGAGCTGATGAGCTTTGATAAAATCGGTTTGCCGAAGATTTGCGCGGCTCTGTGCAGAAGGCCCAGAGGTTTGTTCCTCGTTACCGGCCCGACCGGAAGCGGAAAAACCACAACGCTTGCCAGTATGATTAACTATATCAACGAAACGCTCGACCGGCACATCATTACAGTTGAGCATCCTATCGAATATTATCATCAGCACAAAAAATCGATTATCAATCAGCGTGAAGTCGGCATAGACGTGCCTTCATTTGCCGAATCTTTGAGAAGAGCTTTAAGACAGGACCCTGACGTTATCCTCGTCGGTGAATTGCGAGACCTTGAAACAATGGAAAACGCTATTCGTGCCGCGGAAACCGGACACTTGGTGTTCAGTACAGTTCACACCACCGGCTGCCAGGGTACTATCAACCGTATCGTCAACGTGTTCCCTGTTGACCAGCAGGAACAGATTCGTATTCAGTTGAGCACAAACTTGATTGCGGTTTTGAGTCAGGCGTTGTGTCCATTGAAAGTCGGCAAAGGCCGAGTCGCCGCTTATGAATTTATGGTGGTAACACCGGCTATTTCGAACCTTATTCGCGAAAACAAGACCTTTAGAATCGAGTCTGCGATTCAAACTGGTAAGGGACTTGGTATGCAGCTTCTCGATGACCATCTTTGGGAACTGTACGATTCGGACAAGATAAGTCTTGAAGAGATGGTTGAAAAGGCCAGACAGCCGAGTATGCTTCTCGAAAAAGCCGAGAAGAAACTGGGCGGCAGAACTGCCGAATTTATGAAAGAGCTGGAAGGAATCGGGCCTATTATTGGGGCGAAAGAGTAAATGCCGATTTTGAAAAAAATTTGCGGATGAACAGAATTTTGACCGTGATTTTTGAAAAAACAATGGCATTTCCGCTAAGTGTCAAGTCGGGATCGACAGAAAAGCGATAACTTTCCTCATCTAATTTTTCTGTTTATGAAAGTGTTTGTCAAAAAGATAGTTAGAATATGTCGACTTGTTGCATTTTACCCATATTGCCAGTTTAGTGATATGAAAAAACATAATTACTGGACTTTGTTGTTGTGTTTATTACAATAAACCAGTTGTCGTGTTCATAATTTTCTTGCTATAATAAAGTTACGAACGTATAGTTTAATTGTTAAGAAACAATATTAATTAACCCGTAAGGGTTAGTTGGAGGTCTCAAATGGCCAAAGACATTCCAATAGAACAGTTGCGTGGACGATCGTTAGGTCGCATCCTTGTTAAGATGGGCGTCCTGACAAGGGATAAAATTCATCAGTGCCTGGCCGTTCAAAAGAAAAAGGGCGGCGGTGTTCTCCTTGGTCAGGTTATGCTCGAACTTGCGATGGTCGACCAAAAGCAACTCAACAAAGCACTGGCTGCGCAGCGAGGTATGGAATTTATCGAGATGGGCGGTATGGATATCGATAAATCCGTCATCGAGTTGGTTCCCGCACAAATGGCTAATGCATATCGTGTTATTCCCCTTGAATACAGCAAAACCGACAATAGTATGCTGGTTGCGATTGACAGCCCAGACAATTTCAAGGCCACTGACGATTTAAGTACTCTGATGGGTTACAAGGTAAGGGCGAAAGTCGCCACTCCGACCGACCTTGATGAGATGCTCAAGAAATACTACTCCAAAGAAGATGAAAGCATTAACGACCTGATTGGTCAGCTTGAAGGCGATGATTTTCTTGGCGAGTTCGCCGGCAGAGACCACAGTATCGACCTTGACGAGTTGAAAGAGCTTGCCGAGTCGAACCCGGTTAAAAAACTGCTCAACCTTGTGCTGCTTCAGGCGATTAAGGACAAAGCATCAGACGTTCACTTCGAACCATTCGAAGCTGAATATAAAATGAGATACAGAATTGACGGTGTGCTGTATGAAATGATACCGCCGCCGAAACACATTGCCGTAGCGATTAGTTCGAGAATTAAGGTTATGGCGAACCTCGACATCGCGGAAAGAAGAATGCCGCAGGACGGAAGAATTCCGCTTACGGTTCAGGGTCATCAGGTTGACCTTCGTGTCGCTATTTTGCCGACGATGTTTGGCGAAAGCGTCGTGCTTCGTATTCTTGACCGTTCACAGCTCGATTTGAAGCTTGAGAATCTCGGTCTGTCTCCGCGTGATATGGAAACGATTCGTCTGCTGGTGCAAAAGCCGAACGGCATTTTGATTGTTACCGGCCCGACCGGCAGCGGAAAAACAACAACGCTTTATTCAGCTCTTAAAGAGCTTAATACAATTGACGCTAAACTGATTACTACCGAAGACCCCGTCGAGTATGACATCGACGGCATTATACAGGTTCAAATGAAGCCGGAAATCGGTCTGACGTTCGCGAGCTGTCTGCGTTCAATTTTGCGTCAGGACCCGGACGTGATAATGGTCGGTGAAATTCGTGACCTTGAAACCGCGCAGATTTCCGCGCAGGCATCGCTGACAGGCCACCTTGTATTCACCACGCTTCACACGAACGACGCCCCGAGTGCGATTGCCCGTCTTGTGGACCTTGGTCTTGAGCCGTTTTTGATTACAGCGACTCTCGAAGGCGTTATCGCACAAAGACTCGTCAGAAAAATCTGCGAGAATTGCAAAGAAGCGTACGAGCCGACCGAAGAGCAGCTTATGGAGCTTGATTTGAAGCCGGATATGATTCAGGGCAAGAAATTCTATTACGGCCGCGGCTGCGACCAGTGCAACAACACAGGTTACAGAGGTCGAATGGGACTTTATGAAATAATGATATTTGACGATGATATGCGCCAGCTTGTTATGAATAGCGCCTCGACGAACGTCCTGCGAAACGCCGCGAAGAAAACGGGTATGACTACGCTGCGTGAAAAAGGTCTCAAGGCAATATTCGACGGCATTACAACGATTGAAGAAGTTGTAAAAGAAACAGCAATGGAAGAACTATAACGAGTGAAGATTGAAAAATGAAGAATGAAGATTTAAGGAACGCCTTTGGCGTGATATTTATGAAAATCTTCAATCTACAATCTACAATCTTCAATATTCAATTTAAAGGTGATTTATGCCAGTATTTCAATATGAAGCTTTGGATGCCAATGGCGGCGAAATAAAAGGCCAGATTGAGGCGTTGAGCGGCGATGAAGCGTTGAGCAAGATTCGCAATATGGGCTATTTCCCCACAAAACCACCGAAGGCAAAAGGCGGCGTGCGGGAAAAATTAGCCGCTGCGGCAAAGCCCAAGTCTCGCAGAGGTTCCGGCGGTAAAGTTAAAGTTAAGATGCTTACGCAGTTTGCTCGCCAGCTTTCGACTTTACAGGATGCCGGTCTGCCGATTCTGCGTTCGCTTAGAATTCTCGAAGAGCAGCAAAAGGGCGGAACATTCAGGCGTGTTATCGGTTATGTCGCCGACGATATTGAAAGCGGCTCGACGTTATCCGAAGCGCTTGGCAAATTCCCAAAGGCTTTCAACAGATTATTCGTCAACATGGTGGCTGCCGGCGAAGTCGGCGGTGTGTTGGATGTCATTCTCGCAAGACTTGCCGATTTTATGGAAAAGGCGCAGAAGCTCAAAGCGAAAATCAAAGGCGCGATGGTTTACCCGCTCGTAGTTTTGGGCGCTGCGTTTGCTATCGTTATGGGTTTGATGATTGGCGTTATTCCGAAGTTCAGCCAGGTGCTTAAAGATATGACCGGCGGCGAACTGCCC from the Planctomycetaceae bacterium genome contains:
- a CDS encoding type II secretion system F family protein; translation: MPVFQYEALDANGGEIKGQIEALSGDEALSKIRNMGYFPTKPPKAKGGVREKLAAAAKPKSRRGSGGKVKVKMLTQFARQLSTLQDAGLPILRSLRILEEQQKGGTFRRVIGYVADDIESGSTLSEALGKFPKAFNRLFVNMVAAGEVGGVLDVILARLADFMEKAQKLKAKIKGAMVYPLVVLGAAFAIVMGLMIGVIPKFSQVLKDMTGGELPALTQFLIKISNWLAFQYGWAVMLAVPFIMMFTLRIIRKFGAGRYILDAINLRLPVVGKIVYKTTVARWTRTLGTLISAGVPILEAINITADTSGNEVYAAMLHKVHNGIRQGDTFANPLRQSKTADGLVVNMIDVGEETGDMDKMLLKIANNFDEDVDVLVGSLMSLLEPIMILVLGGVVGTIVLAIFLPMVKIITSLM